The window GCGGGCAGGCCGTGCCCCCGCACCCCGGCCGGGGTCTCCGACAGCGCCGCCGGCTCGAAGCCGTGGCCGTCATCGGCGATGTCCAGGACGGCCTGGTCGTCGAGGAGCGTGAGGGTCAGCGCGGCGGCGGTGGCCCCGGAGTGCTCCCTTACGTTCGCCAGCGCGCCCTGCGCAATCCGCAGCAGCGCCGACTGGACTCGGTCGGGCAGCTCGGGGGCGCGACCGCCGTCGTCGATGTGGACGCGGACGGTGAGCCGGTCGCCGGACTCCCGGGCGGCGAGCGTCCGCAGCGCCTCACCGAGTCCGCCGCCCCGGGCCAGATCGGCGGGCGCGAGATCGTGCACGAAGCGACGGGCCTCGGCGAGATTGTGCTCGGCGACGGACTCGGCGGTACGAACATGCGCGCGGGCCTTGTCCGGGTCCGACTCCCAGACCCGCTCGGCGGCCTGGAGCAGCATCTGCTGGCTGGACAGGCCCTGGGCGAGGGTGTCGTGGATCTCCATGGCGAGCCGCTGGCGTTCGGCGAGGGTGCCCTCGCGGCGCTCGGTGGCCGCCAGTTCCCGGCGGGTGCGGACCAGGTCGTCGATCAGCGCGCGCTGCCGGGCCGCCTGCAGGCGCAGATGCACGAAGATCGCGGTGGCGAACCCGGCGACGGCCGCGGGGCCCACGACCAGGTCGAGGTCGAAGCGGGGGGCGAGCTGGAGCTGGGCGACGATCACGAACACGGTCAGTACGCCGACCAGGACATACGCGGCGCCCGGCGGAAGGTGGCGCAGGGCTACGTAGAAGAGGGGCACGGCGACCCAGGCGAAGCTCGGCGCGAGGGCGACCAGGACCATCCATACGGCGACGACGGCTCCGAGCCAGAGGAGGCGGGGCGGGGTCGGCCGGGCGGCCATGAGCCCCGGCCGGTCGCCGAACCGCCCCATGACGTACAGCACCGCAAGGACCGCGGCCAGGGCGATCACCCAGGGGGCGCGGGGCTCGTCGCCGTGGCGCTGGAGGTAGCGGGCCATGGAGGTGCCGAGCAGCAGGAAGAAGGTCGCGTGCATGACGGCGGCGAGCCAGCGGGCGTCGGGGTCGCCGGGCCTGTCCCCGCTGTCGTGCCTGGGTGTCCGCATGCCGCTCTGGCCT of the Streptomyces sp. NBC_00287 genome contains:
- a CDS encoding sensor histidine kinase — protein: MRTPRHDSGDRPGDPDARWLAAVMHATFFLLLGTSMARYLQRHGDEPRAPWVIALAAVLAVLYVMGRFGDRPGLMAARPTPPRLLWLGAVVAVWMVLVALAPSFAWVAVPLFYVALRHLPPGAAYVLVGVLTVFVIVAQLQLAPRFDLDLVVGPAAVAGFATAIFVHLRLQAARQRALIDDLVRTRRELAATERREGTLAERQRLAMEIHDTLAQGLSSQQMLLQAAERVWESDPDKARAHVRTAESVAEHNLAEARRFVHDLAPADLARGGGLGEALRTLAARESGDRLTVRVHIDDGGRAPELPDRVQSALLRIAQGALANVREHSGATAAALTLTLLDDQAVLDIADDGHGFEPAALSETPAGVRGHGLPAIRARVRQLGGTLAVESAPGEGTVLSVAIPLENTP